In Nitrosophilus labii, the following proteins share a genomic window:
- a CDS encoding transglycosylase domain-containing protein, with product MRYFISFLLITFMAIGAILIYYYNQIRGQADYIINYEPKLTTKIYDRNKKLIANLFDEENRIYATYDEIPAHVIEALLAIEDTLFFEHHGINFDAIFRAIIKDIKARKFVEGASTLTQQLVKNTVLSREKKIERKIKEILLALRLESMLSKEEILERYLNQIYFGHGYYGIKTAAQGYFHKSLKDLTLKEAAMLVGLPRAPSFYDPTKNLEASLERANRVISRMHQLGWIDDEEFTKSIKEVPIVYDDTLTQNRAPYVVDEIIRRLSKDIEDLKSGGYSIYTTIDLEYQKLAKKVLKEGYEAILKRAKNEEQVETLNGAMVVMENKTGDILALVGGVDYKKSSFSRATQSKRQPGSSFKPFIYQAALNMGYSTVSLIPDVARTYEFDNGDEVKKWQPKNYEKDFKGLITLREALVHSRNLATINLVNEIGLLNVYKELKRFGFKDLPMDLSLSLGSLGISPYEFAGFYSIFSNYGTKVKPRLILQISDKNGDVIYEKEEKKEYLFEPKQAFLMIDILKDVVKRGTGKRARVKGLEVAGKTGTTNNNIDAWFCGFTPELEAIVWFGKDNNTPMRKGESGGVAAAPVVGKFFKELLKKHPEIKREFDAPKGIIITKYNGKREVFTDISKPPAMKEEPVIEDKLLF from the coding sequence GTGAGATACTTTATATCTTTTTTGTTGATAACTTTTATGGCAATAGGCGCTATACTCATATATTATTATAATCAAATAAGGGGACAAGCCGACTATATTATTAACTATGAACCTAAACTCACTACTAAAATATACGATAGAAATAAGAAACTGATTGCAAATCTCTTTGATGAGGAAAACAGAATATATGCTACGTACGACGAGATACCCGCACACGTTATCGAAGCTCTTTTGGCTATAGAAGATACTCTCTTTTTTGAACATCATGGAATAAATTTCGATGCGATTTTTAGAGCGATTATTAAAGATATAAAGGCTAGAAAGTTTGTAGAGGGTGCAAGTACTCTTACGCAACAGTTGGTTAAAAATACTGTTTTGAGCAGAGAGAAGAAGATAGAGAGAAAGATAAAGGAGATTTTGCTAGCTTTACGCTTAGAGTCAATGCTCTCTAAAGAGGAGATTTTAGAAAGATACTTAAATCAGATCTATTTTGGACACGGATATTACGGTATAAAGACGGCAGCACAAGGCTATTTCCATAAAAGTTTGAAAGATTTGACCCTAAAAGAGGCAGCTATGTTAGTTGGACTGCCAAGGGCTCCTAGTTTTTACGATCCTACCAAAAACTTAGAAGCCTCATTAGAGAGAGCCAACAGAGTAATATCTAGGATGCATCAATTAGGATGGATAGATGATGAGGAGTTTACAAAATCTATAAAAGAAGTGCCTATCGTTTATGATGATACCTTAACTCAAAACAGGGCTCCATATGTGGTAGATGAGATTATTAGAAGATTATCAAAAGATATCGAAGATTTAAAAAGCGGTGGATACAGTATATATACGACTATTGATCTTGAATATCAAAAACTAGCGAAAAAAGTTCTAAAAGAGGGATATGAAGCAATCCTTAAAAGAGCCAAAAACGAAGAGCAGGTAGAGACGCTAAACGGTGCTATGGTAGTTATGGAGAATAAAACCGGAGATATTTTAGCTTTGGTTGGAGGGGTCGATTATAAAAAAAGCTCCTTTAGCAGGGCTACCCAGTCAAAAAGGCAGCCGGGAAGCTCTTTTAAGCCTTTTATATATCAAGCGGCCCTCAATATGGGCTACTCTACCGTATCTTTGATTCCAGATGTTGCTCGAACCTACGAGTTTGATAACGGGGATGAGGTTAAAAAATGGCAGCCTAAAAATTATGAGAAAGATTTTAAAGGTCTTATAACTCTTAGAGAGGCTTTGGTCCATTCAAGAAACCTAGCTACCATAAACCTTGTAAATGAGATAGGACTTTTGAATGTTTACAAAGAGTTAAAAAGATTTGGCTTTAAAGACTTGCCTATGGATCTCTCCTTGTCTTTGGGAAGTCTAGGGATTTCACCTTATGAGTTTGCAGGTTTTTATTCGATCTTTTCCAACTATGGAACGAAAGTAAAACCAAGACTTATTTTGCAAATTAGTGATAAAAACGGAGATGTAATCTATGAAAAAGAGGAAAAAAAAGAGTATCTATTTGAACCAAAACAGGCCTTTTTGATGATAGATATATTAAAAGATGTGGTAAAGAGAGGAACCGGAAAAAGAGCTAGAGTAAAAGGGTTAGAGGTAGCCGGAAAAACCGGAACAACAAACAACAATATAGACGCATGGTTTTGCGGTTTTACGCCGGAATTAGAGGCTATTGTTTGGTTTGGAAAAGATAACAATACCCCTATGAGAAAGGGAGAATCGGGTGGTGTGGCAGCAGCGCCGGTTGTAGGGAAATTTTTTAAAGAGCTTTTGAAAAAACATCCTGAAATTAAAAGAGAGTTTGATGCTCCAAAAGGTATTATAATAACTAAATATAATGGTAAAAGAGAGGTATTTACTGATATCTCAAAACCTCCTGCTATGAAAGAGGAGCCGGTTATTGAAGATAAACTACTTTTTTAA
- a CDS encoding damage-control phosphatase ARMT1 family protein → MYMKPDCLACLYNQTLRVVKAINCEEDCAVKVLKESAKLISKLKIEQTPPEAASLLYPKISEIVGKIDLYEEKKIESTDKALKLLELVLKKMNNSEDIVDTALRAAVAGNVIDFATEVTFDIKKEIETIFEAEFAVDHKELFKKRLKEAKSLMVIGDNVGEHLFDKVMIETFLDFNPKLDIYYVVRGRPIINDVTVSDAKAIDMDKIATIVDSGVDTPGFILDRANEETKELFKKAELILAKGMGNFECMEEMKDERLFFLFKVKCSVVADKIGKNVGDLICMSAG, encoded by the coding sequence ATGTATATGAAACCAGATTGTTTGGCTTGTCTTTATAACCAGACATTGAGAGTTGTAAAAGCGATAAATTGTGAAGAAGATTGTGCTGTCAAGGTTTTGAAAGAGTCTGCAAAACTTATATCCAAACTGAAAATAGAGCAGACTCCACCTGAGGCCGCGTCGCTTTTGTACCCTAAGATTTCTGAGATTGTCGGTAAAATCGATCTTTATGAAGAGAAAAAGATAGAATCTACCGATAAAGCTTTGAAACTATTAGAACTAGTCCTAAAAAAAATGAATAATTCTGAAGATATTGTGGATACGGCTTTAAGAGCCGCAGTAGCAGGGAACGTCATAGATTTTGCCACTGAAGTTACTTTTGATATAAAAAAAGAGATTGAGACTATTTTTGAAGCCGAGTTTGCCGTGGATCATAAAGAGCTTTTCAAAAAGAGACTAAAAGAGGCGAAATCTTTGATGGTAATAGGAGATAACGTAGGAGAACATCTCTTTGATAAAGTTATGATAGAGACATTTTTAGATTTCAATCCAAAACTAGATATCTACTATGTTGTAAGAGGAAGGCCTATAATTAACGATGTTACCGTATCTGATGCGAAAGCTATAGATATGGACAAAATCGCCACTATTGTAGATAGCGGGGTTGATACTCCCGGATTTATCTTAGATAGAGCAAATGAAGAGACAAAAGAGCTTTTTAAAAAGGCGGAACTGATACTTGCCAAAGGTATGGGGAATTTTGAGTGTATGGAAGAGATGAAAGATGAGAGGCTCTTTTTTCTTTTCAAAGTAAAGTGTTCCGTAGTAGCCGATAAAATAGGTAAAAATGTTGGGGACTTGATTTGCATGAGCGCAGGATAG
- a CDS encoding histidinol-phosphatase: MRVDLHNHTKLCNHAEGEIEEYIEAAIEKKIDIFGFSDHAPMNFDPKYRMKLSQIAIYEQMVKETKERYKDKIEILLAYEVDFLPGLIEDRVLNAKVDYLIGSVHFLPKTSSHKEILIHQNLWGFDNPEFIGEYKNQDIDKIWQDYFDAIEAMAKKRLFDIVGHLDLIKVFNYKPKKDVRVIARNALKAIKKSDMVLEISSAGLRKPVGEIYPSKELLEMAYEMDIPITFASDAHKPEQVGFKIEELKSLAKGIGYSEFAIFRNKEKILIKF, translated from the coding sequence ATGAGAGTCGATCTTCACAATCACACAAAACTTTGTAACCACGCAGAAGGTGAAATTGAAGAGTATATAGAAGCCGCAATCGAAAAAAAGATAGATATTTTTGGATTTAGTGATCACGCACCAATGAACTTTGACCCAAAATACAGAATGAAACTATCACAGATAGCGATATATGAACAGATGGTTAAAGAAACAAAAGAGAGATACAAAGATAAAATAGAGATTCTTTTAGCCTATGAGGTGGATTTTTTACCCGGACTCATAGAAGATAGAGTCTTAAATGCAAAAGTGGATTATCTCATAGGCTCGGTACATTTTCTGCCTAAAACTAGCTCTCACAAAGAGATATTAATACATCAAAATCTTTGGGGTTTTGACAATCCCGAGTTTATCGGCGAATATAAAAATCAAGATATAGATAAAATCTGGCAAGACTATTTTGATGCGATAGAGGCAATGGCAAAAAAAAGACTTTTTGATATAGTCGGTCACTTAGATCTTATAAAAGTTTTTAATTACAAACCCAAAAAAGATGTAAGAGTGATTGCAAGAAATGCTTTAAAAGCTATAAAAAAATCTGATATGGTTTTGGAAATCTCTAGTGCTGGACTAAGAAAACCGGTAGGTGAAATCTATCCCAGCAAAGAACTTTTAGAGATGGCGTATGAAATGGATATACCTATCACTTTTGCAAGTGATGCCCACAAACCTGAACAAGTAGGTTTTAAAATAGAAGAGTTAAAAAGTTTAGCAAAAGGGATTGGATATTCAGAATTTGCAATATTTAGAAATAAAGAAAAAATATTGATTAAATTTTAA
- a CDS encoding ATP-binding cassette domain-containing protein: MFICEKLTIADFEKRKILVDISFKIEDSLALVGESGSGKSLTLKALLGLLPSNIKADMKIKSEFELKRGKTISLVPQNPFTSLSPLTKIRDQFLTPLDKAKELMKLVGLKEEFLDRFPPELSGGQLQRVIIAMALSLEPKLLLLDEPTTALDPDTKDMVIKLLNDMKRRFDFLTLFVTHDIDSASKICKEISVIKKGEIIEEGLMNQILKNPKKEYTKRLIESNFAKREWRK, translated from the coding sequence ATGTTTATATGTGAAAAGTTAACAATAGCAGATTTTGAAAAAAGAAAAATTTTGGTTGATATATCTTTCAAGATCGAAGACTCTTTGGCATTAGTGGGAGAGAGCGGCAGTGGAAAGAGTCTGACTTTAAAGGCTCTTTTGGGACTTTTGCCATCGAACATAAAAGCAGATATGAAGATAAAGAGTGAGTTTGAGTTAAAAAGAGGCAAGACAATCTCTTTGGTACCCCAAAATCCGTTTACCTCTTTATCTCCACTAACAAAGATAAGAGATCAATTTTTAACCCCTTTGGACAAAGCAAAAGAGTTAATGAAATTGGTAGGATTAAAAGAGGAGTTTTTAGATAGATTTCCACCAGAACTTAGTGGCGGGCAGCTTCAAAGAGTCATTATAGCTATGGCTCTCTCTTTAGAGCCGAAGCTTCTTTTGCTTGATGAGCCAACAACTGCGCTAGATCCCGATACAAAAGATATGGTTATAAAACTTTTGAATGATATGAAACGAAGATTTGATTTTTTGACACTTTTTGTAACACACGATATAGATAGTGCTTCAAAGATTTGCAAAGAGATTTCTGTTATAAAAAAAGGTGAGATAATTGAAGAGGGATTAATGAACCAGATTTTAAAAAATCCAAAAAAAGAGTATACAAAAAGATTGATAGAGTCAAATTTTGCTAAAAGAGAGTGGAGAAAGTGA
- the purE gene encoding 5-(carboxyamino)imidazole ribonucleotide mutase encodes MRFVSIIMGSKSDYEIMKECANVLEKFGVQYELLISSAHRSPHRTKSYVVEAEKKGAKVFICAAGMAAHLAGVVASLTVKPVIGVPMKGGFMDGMDALLSTVQMPAGMPVATVAVGKAGAVNAAYLAMQILAIDDDELKTKLEEDRIAKAKKVEADSSQIEVLL; translated from the coding sequence ATGAGATTCGTATCTATTATAATGGGAAGTAAAAGCGATTATGAGATTATGAAAGAGTGTGCTAATGTACTTGAAAAGTTTGGCGTTCAGTATGAGTTGCTCATCTCTAGCGCTCACAGAAGTCCTCATAGAACAAAAAGTTATGTTGTAGAGGCTGAAAAAAAGGGTGCCAAAGTATTTATCTGTGCCGCCGGGATGGCCGCTCATTTGGCAGGTGTGGTAGCATCTTTAACCGTTAAACCCGTTATAGGCGTACCTATGAAGGGAGGATTTATGGACGGAATGGATGCACTTTTAAGTACAGTTCAAATGCCTGCTGGTATGCCTGTTGCTACGGTAGCGGTGGGAAAAGCTGGAGCGGTTAACGCGGCATATCTAGCTATGCAGATTTTAGCTATAGATGATGATGAACTAAAGACAAAACTTGAAGAAGACCGCATAGCAAAAGCGAAAAAAGTTGAAGCAGATTCTAGTCAGATAGAAGTATTATTGTAG
- a CDS encoding ankyrin repeat domain-containing protein, with the protein MNIFNEIKRDNILGVKELLEEIDDVSSLKNENGESLLRFAIKNGCSLGVFKLLAKSGADIFEVDEEGVSLLDDAIKKGRLDIVTFLVESGLDPNTTKRKSGFTPLMAAVSYGDEEITRYLLSLGVDTTTKDGFNYSAKDYARMTGYKRFIKIIEEYENK; encoded by the coding sequence ATGAATATTTTTAACGAGATTAAAAGAGACAATATTTTGGGGGTAAAAGAGCTACTTGAGGAGATAGATGATGTCTCTTCTTTAAAAAATGAAAACGGAGAATCGCTTCTTAGATTTGCCATTAAAAATGGATGCAGTTTAGGAGTATTTAAACTTTTAGCAAAAAGCGGCGCTGATATTTTTGAAGTTGATGAGGAAGGGGTCTCACTTTTGGATGACGCTATCAAAAAAGGAAGACTCGATATTGTTACTTTTTTAGTTGAGAGTGGATTAGATCCTAATACTACCAAAAGAAAGTCTGGTTTTACACCTCTAATGGCCGCTGTTAGCTATGGGGATGAAGAGATTACTAGATATCTCTTATCCCTTGGTGTGGATACTACAACTAAAGATGGTTTCAACTACAGTGCGAAAGATTATGCGAGAATGACGGGATATAAAAGATTTATAAAAATCATAGAAGAGTATGAGAATAAGTGA
- a CDS encoding U32 family peptidase, protein MRISEDRVKKVELLSPAGNLEKLKIAINYGADAVYGGVSHFSLRIRSGKEFTIESFKEGIDYAHARGKKVYCTINGFPFNSQIKLFRKHVEKMAELEPDAFIVSTPGVINLCKEIAPHIDLHLSTQANVMNYLDAQVYFELGVKRIIVAREISLKDVQIIKEKLPELELEVFVHGSMCFAYSGRCLISTMQSGRVPNRGSCANDCRFPYTLYAENPETGTLFKLEEVAGEGTYIMNAKDLNLASHIKEILDSKAVDSLKIEGRTKSPYYTAITTKVYRCAIDDYYNGRFYPEIYQKELHTTKHRGFTDAYLIQRPYEKADTQKLDSSISEGTHQVTAEVTEDGLYFLTKDKMCKGDEVEIVSPNGELTECENEIGKVYKKEDSWFVKFYKIKTESGKEMECIHSGNQNRVKLPCKMEPFSFFRRKIGKSND, encoded by the coding sequence ATGAGAATAAGTGAGGATAGAGTGAAAAAAGTAGAGCTGTTAAGTCCTGCCGGAAATCTAGAAAAACTAAAAATCGCCATCAATTATGGGGCCGATGCCGTTTACGGAGGTGTAAGCCATTTTAGTTTGAGAATTAGAAGCGGAAAAGAGTTTACGATCGAGAGTTTTAAAGAAGGGATCGATTACGCTCACGCAAGAGGAAAGAAGGTTTATTGTACAATAAATGGATTTCCTTTCAATTCGCAAATAAAGCTTTTTAGAAAACATGTTGAGAAGATGGCTGAGCTGGAGCCTGATGCTTTCATCGTCAGTACCCCGGGCGTTATCAATCTTTGTAAAGAGATTGCTCCTCATATAGACTTGCACCTTTCCACTCAGGCAAACGTTATGAACTATTTAGACGCTCAGGTATATTTTGAACTTGGAGTAAAAAGAATCATAGTAGCAAGAGAAATTAGCCTAAAAGATGTTCAGATAATAAAAGAGAAATTGCCTGAACTTGAGCTAGAGGTTTTTGTTCACGGAAGTATGTGTTTTGCTTATAGCGGAAGATGTCTTATATCGACTATGCAAAGCGGAAGGGTACCAAATAGAGGTAGCTGCGCAAATGACTGTAGGTTTCCTTATACTCTTTATGCGGAAAATCCAGAGACCGGAACACTTTTTAAACTAGAAGAGGTGGCAGGTGAGGGAACATATATCATGAATGCAAAAGATCTAAATCTAGCAAGCCACATAAAAGAGATTTTAGATAGCAAAGCAGTAGATAGCTTAAAAATCGAAGGAAGAACAAAAAGTCCTTACTATACCGCGATAACAACTAAAGTTTATAGATGTGCGATAGATGATTATTATAATGGCAGATTTTATCCTGAAATCTATCAAAAAGAGTTGCATACTACTAAACATAGAGGTTTTACCGATGCATATCTTATTCAAAGACCTTATGAGAAGGCAGATACACAAAAGTTAGACAGCTCTATCAGTGAAGGAACTCATCAAGTAACGGCTGAAGTTACGGAAGATGGGCTTTACTTTTTGACAAAAGATAAGATGTGTAAAGGTGATGAGGTAGAGATAGTTTCACCTAATGGGGAGTTGACGGAGTGTGAAAACGAGATAGGAAAAGTTTACAAAAAAGAGGATTCTTGGTTTGTGAAATTTTACAAAATCAAGACCGAGTCCGGTAAAGAGATGGAGTGTATTCACAGCGGAAATCAAAATAGAGTAAAGCTTCCATGTAAAATGGAGCCTTTCTCGTTTTTTAGGAGAAAAATTGGAAAAAGTAACGATTAA
- a CDS encoding aminotransferase class I/II-fold pyridoxal phosphate-dependent enzyme translates to MYEKELLALKRADRFRQRVVYDKNLKDFASNDYLGFAEKKSFLKKAYKELKRFPSNAAKASLLVNGYTQIHKNFEEDLCRVNGFENGVVLGSGFLANIAMIEALPRRGDLLLIDEEYHASGILATKLSIGKVEFFRHNDAEDLKNKIKRSSAKRVFIAVEGVYSMSGDLLNEEIFHIADENEALLIVDEAHSSGVIGQKLMGIFDYYKIWPKSNHIKMGTLGKAYGSYGAYILASKEIISFLENRAKSIIYTTALSLFDVLLAHEALKYIKKKSKKLSKRIEERKDIIKSVLNKDIESLILPIEFKSSNDVLMAQKSLLQKGFLVGSIRPPTVKQPILRVIPRLKESKKSFYRLLKEIELLQKEFRSK, encoded by the coding sequence ATGTATGAAAAAGAGCTTTTAGCTTTAAAAAGAGCAGATAGATTTAGACAAAGAGTTGTATATGATAAAAATCTCAAAGATTTTGCTTCAAACGATTATTTGGGATTTGCGGAAAAAAAGAGTTTTTTAAAAAAAGCCTATAAAGAATTGAAAAGATTTCCATCAAATGCTGCCAAGGCATCTTTACTAGTAAACGGATATACACAGATTCATAAAAATTTCGAAGAGGATCTTTGTAGAGTAAACGGTTTTGAAAATGGGGTGGTTTTAGGAAGCGGTTTCTTGGCAAACATCGCTATGATTGAGGCTCTGCCAAGAAGAGGAGATCTTCTTTTGATAGATGAGGAGTATCACGCAAGCGGCATTTTGGCTACGAAGCTTAGCATAGGAAAGGTTGAGTTTTTCAGACACAATGATGCAGAGGATTTAAAGAATAAAATAAAAAGAAGCTCTGCTAAAAGAGTTTTCATTGCCGTAGAGGGTGTTTACTCTATGAGCGGCGATTTACTAAATGAAGAGATTTTTCACATCGCTGACGAAAATGAAGCTCTTTTAATAGTAGATGAAGCACATAGCAGCGGTGTTATAGGTCAAAAGCTTATGGGAATATTTGATTATTATAAAATTTGGCCAAAATCAAACCATATAAAGATGGGAACTTTGGGAAAAGCTTATGGCAGTTATGGAGCTTATATTTTAGCTTCCAAAGAGATAATCTCTTTTTTAGAAAATAGAGCAAAAAGCATTATCTATACTACTGCACTTTCACTTTTTGATGTTTTGTTGGCTCATGAAGCTTTGAAATATATTAAAAAAAAGAGTAAAAAGTTATCAAAAAGAATTGAGGAAAGAAAAGATATAATAAAATCTGTTTTGAATAAAGATATAGAGTCTTTGATACTTCCAATAGAGTTTAAAAGCTCTAATGATGTTTTAATGGCTCAAAAATCTCTTTTACAAAAAGGTTTTTTGGTCGGGTCTATAAGGCCGCCGACAGTGAAACAACCGATACTTAGGGTGATTCCTAGGTTAAAAGAGAGCAAAAAAAGTTTTTATAGACTTTTAAAAGAGATAGAGTTACTTCAAAAAGAGTTTAGGTCAAAATAA
- the speD gene encoding adenosylmethionine decarboxylase has protein sequence MKSLGKHLLAEYYRCDESAINDVLRVEEALKKAAEIAGATVIGSSFHRFEPYGVSGVVVISESHLTIHTWPEYGFAAVDIFTCGEYVDPMKAHEYLKEVFKTKNATVETVLRGVLNIPDLRHKPGGSCIESSCDRALKE, from the coding sequence ATGAAATCACTTGGAAAACATCTTTTGGCGGAGTACTATCGATGTGACGAGAGTGCTATAAACGACGTCTTAAGAGTCGAAGAGGCACTGAAAAAGGCTGCCGAGATAGCAGGTGCTACGGTTATAGGTAGTTCTTTTCATAGATTTGAGCCTTATGGAGTAAGTGGCGTCGTAGTCATAAGCGAATCTCATCTAACAATTCATACTTGGCCAGAATACGGTTTTGCGGCTGTTGATATTTTTACATGTGGGGAATATGTCGATCCTATGAAAGCTCATGAGTATCTAAAAGAGGTTTTCAAAACAAAAAACGCTACCGTAGAGACTGTTTTAAGAGGCGTTTTGAATATTCCGGATCTTAGACACAAACCGGGAGGAAGCTGTATAGAAAGTAGTTGTGATAGAGCTTTAAAGGAGTGA
- a CDS encoding glutaredoxin family protein produces the protein MSGKKPQKKVVIFTGPGCHWCVKAKNYFKAKGIKFKEIDISKDQKAAKDCERHGCRGVPVVLIGSRWICGFDQAKIEKELGIR, from the coding sequence ATGAGTGGAAAAAAACCTCAAAAAAAAGTTGTTATATTTACAGGACCAGGTTGCCATTGGTGTGTAAAAGCTAAAAACTACTTTAAAGCCAAAGGTATAAAGTTTAAAGAGATAGATATAAGCAAAGACCAAAAAGCTGCCAAAGATTGTGAAAGACATGGTTGCAGAGGTGTTCCGGTTGTACTTATAGGGAGTAGATGGATCTGCGGATTCGATCAGGCTAAGATAGAAAAAGAGCTGGGAATCAGATAA
- the maf gene encoding septum formation inhibitor Maf, with the protein MIILASASETRAKILTEAGVEFKQSPVEFDEDSLALKYTSARSFVYHVTKGKLQKAIEKLGLNEPLLVADTVVAVGENILRKAKNEEEAKKILELQSGSKVSILTCTAYKSKKIEFIDISVTSYIFDIFDEKELQEYLKSGDWRGKAGACMVEGFCKKYIKEVNGFESCARGLTIEKLIPFIKLDENH; encoded by the coding sequence TTGATAATACTTGCGAGCGCAAGCGAAACAAGAGCAAAGATTTTGACTGAAGCTGGAGTTGAGTTTAAGCAATCTCCAGTAGAGTTTGACGAAGACTCTCTGGCTTTAAAATATACCTCTGCTAGAAGTTTTGTTTATCACGTCACAAAAGGAAAACTTCAAAAGGCTATTGAGAAACTAGGACTTAATGAGCCTCTTTTGGTAGCCGATACGGTAGTTGCCGTAGGAGAGAATATTCTTAGAAAAGCAAAAAACGAAGAAGAGGCCAAAAAAATTTTGGAACTTCAAAGCGGTTCTAAAGTTTCTATATTAACTTGCACTGCCTACAAATCTAAAAAGATAGAGTTTATTGACATTAGCGTTACATCATATATTTTTGATATATTCGACGAAAAAGAGTTACAAGAGTATCTAAAAAGCGGTGATTGGAGAGGGAAAGCCGGAGCTTGTATGGTTGAAGGTTTTTGCAAAAAGTATATAAAAGAGGTTAACGGCTTTGAAAGTTGTGCTAGAGGTTTGACGATAGAAAAGCTTATTCCTTTTATAAAACTGGATGAAAATCATTAA
- the glnA gene encoding type I glutamate--ammonia ligase, whose product MFQIDEAKLQKLFDTIKEHEIEFIDFRFTDIKGAWHHVTYNVKAISEETFRNGLPFDGSSLPAWQPINKSDMVLVPEAGTEFVDPFTADPTLVVICDVYDIYKNQPYEKCPRSIAKKALKYLQESGIGDVAYFGPENEFFVFDNITIRDEINCQSYEVDTSEGEWNRGVDNPENDVYNIGHRPGTKGGYFPVPPVDSLMDIRAEMSKVMEEIGLETYVIHHEVAQGQGEIGVKFGTLIEAADNVQKLKYVVKNVAHINGKTATFMPKPLYGDNGNGMHTHISIWKDGKNLFYGDGYANLSETGLHFIGGVLKHARAVAAFTNASTNSYKRLIPGFEAPSILTYSAQNRSASCRIPWGAGEKSVRTEFRFPDSSSNPYLAFTALLLAGIDGIKNKIHPGEPMEMDLFELSLDEIREKGIKQMPHTLREAVEAMLKEKELFKVGEVMTEEFIQTYQHYKFETEIWPWEGRPHPYEFITTYSC is encoded by the coding sequence ATGTTTCAAATAGATGAAGCAAAGCTTCAAAAACTCTTTGATACTATCAAAGAGCATGAGATTGAATTTATAGACTTTAGATTTACTGACATTAAAGGTGCTTGGCATCATGTTACTTATAATGTAAAGGCTATTAGTGAGGAAACTTTTAGAAATGGACTTCCATTTGACGGTAGTTCTCTTCCAGCTTGGCAGCCTATCAATAAGTCCGATATGGTTTTAGTGCCAGAAGCTGGAACTGAATTTGTTGATCCTTTTACAGCTGATCCGACTTTAGTCGTAATTTGTGATGTTTATGATATATACAAAAACCAGCCATATGAAAAGTGTCCAAGAAGCATAGCAAAAAAAGCTCTAAAATATCTACAAGAGAGCGGAATTGGAGATGTTGCTTATTTTGGACCTGAAAATGAATTTTTTGTTTTTGACAACATTACAATCAGAGATGAGATAAATTGTCAAAGCTATGAGGTTGATACAAGTGAAGGAGAGTGGAATAGAGGTGTTGATAATCCTGAAAACGATGTTTACAATATTGGACACAGACCAGGAACAAAAGGTGGATATTTCCCAGTTCCTCCAGTAGATAGCTTAATGGATATAAGAGCTGAAATGAGTAAAGTAATGGAGGAAATTGGACTTGAGACATATGTAATACACCATGAAGTTGCCCAGGGACAAGGCGAAATTGGTGTGAAATTTGGAACGCTTATAGAAGCAGCCGATAATGTTCAAAAGTTAAAATATGTTGTTAAAAATGTTGCGCATATAAATGGTAAAACTGCAACATTTATGCCAAAGCCTTTGTATGGAGATAACGGTAACGGTATGCATACTCACATCTCTATCTGGAAAGATGGAAAGAACCTATTTTATGGAGATGGGTATGCAAATCTAAGTGAAACAGGACTTCATTTTATAGGTGGGGTTTTAAAACATGCTCGAGCAGTTGCAGCCTTTACAAATGCTTCTACAAACTCTTATAAAAGATTAATTCCTGGATTTGAGGCACCTTCAATTTTGACCTATTCGGCTCAAAACAGAAGTGCAAGTTGTAGAATTCCTTGGGGAGCCGGTGAAAAGAGCGTAAGGACTGAGTTTAGATTTCCTGATAGCTCTTCAAATCCATATTTGGCTTTTACTGCTTTGCTTCTTGCAGGTATTGATGGTATAAAAAATAAGATTCATCCTGGTGAACCTATGGAAATGGATTTGTTTGAACTTAGTCTAGATGAAATTAGAGAAAAGGGAATTAAACAGATGCCTCATACTTTAAGGGAAGCTGTGGAAGCAATGCTAAAAGAGAAAGAGTTATTTAAAGTTGGTGAAGTAATGACAGAAGAGTTTATTCAAACATACCAGCATTACAAGTTTGAGACAGAAATCTGGCCGTGGGAAGGAAGACCGCATCCATACGAATTTATAACTACATACTCTTGCTAA